One Cottoperca gobio chromosome 23, fCotGob3.1, whole genome shotgun sequence genomic region harbors:
- the cdkn1ba gene encoding cyclin-dependent kinase inhibitor 1Ba, producing the protein MCNKMSDVRLSNASPTLERVDARQPDNVRPSVRRNLLGRPDPEEIRRCVEVSIQEDVRRFRETYNFDPVNDRPLSPRNFDWQEDRDAPEFYVRQPHGSQRLQRDEDLPGENNRQGAEERSERRSNQPERDGSRRKRSAAAGPCSSECPGKRSHTDEEDDEDQSDCAGSQAVKAAEERPIMLGESAEAQ; encoded by the exons aTGTGTAACAAAATGTCAGATGTTCGCCTTTCTAATGCGAGCCCGACATTGGAGAGGGTGGATGCGCGGCAGCCAGACAACGTCAGACCTTCGGTCCGCAGAAACCTTTTAGGCAGACCAGACCCTGAGGAGATACGGAGGTGTGTGGAGGTGTCGATACAGGAAGATGTGCGGCGGTTTAGGGAGACGTATAATTTCGATCCCGTCAACGACAGACCGCTCTCTCCGCGCAATTTCGACTGGCAGGAGGACCGCGACGCACCGGAGTTTTACGTCAGACAGCCTCACGGGAGCCAGCGGCTCCAGCGAGATGAAGACTTGCCCGGCGAGAACAACCGGCAGGGCGccgaggagaggagtgaacgaCGGTCGAATCAACCAGAAAGAGACGGATCGAGGAGAAAACgttcagcagctgcag GTCCCTGCTCCAGCGAGTGTCCGGGTAAAAGGTCGCATACCGAcgaagaggatgatgaagacCAGTCAGACTGTGCAGGAAGTCAGGCGGTAAAAGCCGCGGAAGAGAGACCCATCATGCTGGGGGAGAGCGCGGAGGCCCAGTGA